The Gloeobacter violaceus PCC 7421 DNA window GCGGGAACCGGCGCGATGAGCATCCGTGGCGGCTCAAAAGGGTCTTTGGTGGCCGCAGGCAGTCTGGCCAACCGGTGGGCCAGCGCTTGGGTCTGGGTCAACGGGTCCGGCACCGGCTCGCGCGTTGCTGGAATAGGTGCGGGGATGGCCATCGGGAGGGAAGCGGCTGGTTTGGCAGCGCTCCATAGCGCCGTTCCTAAAGTAGCTACCAGGGCTGCGGCAAAGCCCGCCGTCGTCGCCAGGCTGATTCCAGCACCGGCGAGCGCAACCGACGGCAAGGGCGCCGGTTCGCAATCGCCCCTTTGCGCCTCAGCGAGCAACCCCTCTATCCGGTAGAAGAGATCTTCGATCATCGCCTGCGCCTCCGATTCAAGCGCCGCGCGGTGCGGTTGCAGTTGTGCGCCCATGGCTGCCCTCGATAAATGGATTCGAGGGTAGGATACCCACCTAGATGCGGACCAAATCGGTGTACTGGGTGAGCAGTTCCTCGGCGGTGAGGGTGTCTTTTTCATCCGAAGGCGACCAGATGATCTCGAGTGCCACAATCTGCTCGCCCGAGAGGCTGCCGATCGTAGCGAGCGCCTGGCGCAACTGGTCGGAACTGCGGACTTCCTCGAGAGTCGGCACGCCCGACTCGCTGGCTACCAGGATCGTGACCACGATGTACTCGGCCGTCTCGTCGGGGTTGTCGTTGACGAAGGTCTTTTTGACCAGGGCACTCTGCTCGCCGCTGCGGCTGACGGTCTCGTCGGTGTACTTGGTGCGCTCGGTAAGCGCCAGGCGATTGAACTGCGATTCGGCCGTCAGACGCGGTAGGATCTGCTGGTCGCTCTTGGCATAGACCCAGAATTCGGGGTTGCGCAACAGCGCCAGGGAGACCTCCTGGTTGAGGCGGGCCAGTCCCTCCGGAGTAGTGGTGTCGGCTTCCTCGGCGATCCGGGTCAAATCGCGCTGCAGCTGCTTCGCCGAAGCGAGTAGCGCCACCTGCAGCCGGAAAATTTCGACTTTATCCGGGTCAAAGCCCGCGGCATAGGCACCGTCCTGGCCTCCCACCGCGCCGGAAGCTCCCCGGCGAATCACCCGCAGAACGTAAAAACCGGCCCCGACGACTACGACAATCAACAGAATTGAACTGAGGCCGATACCGGGGCCACCCACGGCATAACCGCCGCCCACCGGCGGATAATAGCCCGGTCCCGGAATCGGCACCGGTACCGGCATAACCGGCGGCGGACTGTAGTAGCCGCCGGGGGCAGGTGAGTAGGTGCGCGGAGAAGGCGCCGGGGTGTAGCTGCGGCTTGGGGCGCGGAAGGAGCCGCCGCCGATGCGGCCTCCCGATGAGCGCCTGGCCCAGGCTTCGGCGCCGTCGAAAGCCACAGCGCCCAGGGCGAGGCCCAAAGCCAGACTGCAGGAGGCGGTGCGGCGCAACAGGGTCTTGGCGGGAGGAGCCATCTTAAATCCTCAAAATAAACCGTATTTCCTTGCCTTCAGTATACGGACCGGCCCAGGGCTGCTGTATACCTCATCCGACAGGAACTGACGGCGAAGATGCCGTTCAGCAACGAGGCGCGTTCGGGAAGGATGGAGTAGAGTGGTTTTGGTTTGAAGTGGTAGCCGTGATGACAGTCCAGCAAGCTTTTGAACAGCATGTGATGCACACTTACGCGCGCTTCTCTGTGGTCTTCGAACGCGGCGAAGGGTGCTACCTCGAGGACAGCGAAGGCCGACGCTACCTGGATTTTGTAGCCGGCATCGCCACCTGCGTCCTCGGACACGCCCATCCGGTCCTGAGCGCGGCCGTCGCCGAGCAGGCCCGCACGCTCATCCACGTCTCCAACCTGTATTACACGCCCCAGCAGGCCTGTCTGGCCGAATGGCTCACCGCCCATTCGGCAGCCGACCAAGTGTTCTTCTGCAACTCGGGGGCCGAAGCCAACGAGGGTGCCATCAAGCTTGCGCGCAAGTACGGCCGCACGGTGCTGGGCATCGCCGAGCCACAAATCATCTGCGCCCACCAGAGCTTCCACGGCCGCACGATGGCCACCGTCACCGCCACCGGTCAACCCAAATACCAAAAGCATTTCCATCCGCTGGTGCCGGGTTTCGTGCACGTCCCCTACAACGACTTTGAGGCGCTGCGCGCCCAGGTCACCGATGCGACGGCCGCTGTGCTCATCGAACCGATTCAGGGCGAGGGCGGCGTGGTGCCGGGGGATGTCGAATTTTTCCAGAAGCTGCGGCGCTTCTGCTCCGAGCGGCGCATTCTGTTGATGCTCGACGAAGTGCAGACCGGCATGGGCCGCACCGGTCGCCTGTTCGGCTACGAGCACCTGGGCATTGAACCCGACGTGTTTACCCTGGCCAAGGCCCTGGGCGGCGGCGTGCCCATCGGTGCGCTGTGCGCCAAAGAAGCCTTTGCGATTTTCGAGCCGGGGGATCACGCGAGCACTTTCGGGGGCAATCCCCTCGCCTGCGCCGCGGCCCTTGCCGTCTGCCAGACACTCGAAGCGGAGCAACTGGTGGACAACGCCCGCGAGCGCGGAGCCCAGCTTGCCGCCGGTCTTGGTCGGCTGGTAGAGCGCTTCAAGCCGCTGGTGCGCACGGCGCGCGGCCGTGGCCTGATGCAGGGGCTGGTGCTCTCTGAGCCGCGCGCCGCCGAAATCGTGCGTCTGGCCATGGAGCAAGGGCTGTTATTGGTCTCCGCCGGGCCTGAGGTGATCCGCTTCGTGCCGCCGCTGATCGTGAGCGCCATCGAAGTAGACGAAGCTCTCGCCATCTTGGAGGGCGTCTTTGCCCGC harbors:
- a CDS encoding DUF1517 domain-containing protein, with the translated sequence MAPPAKTLLRRTASCSLALGLALGAVAFDGAEAWARRSSGGRIGGGSFRAPSRSYTPAPSPRTYSPAPGGYYSPPPVMPVPVPIPGPGYYPPVGGGYAVGGPGIGLSSILLIVVVVGAGFYVLRVIRRGASGAVGGQDGAYAAGFDPDKVEIFRLQVALLASAKQLQRDLTRIAEEADTTTPEGLARLNQEVSLALLRNPEFWVYAKSDQQILPRLTAESQFNRLALTERTKYTDETVSRSGEQSALVKKTFVNDNPDETAEYIVVTILVASESGVPTLEEVRSSDQLRQALATIGSLSGEQIVALEIIWSPSDEKDTLTAEELLTQYTDLVRI
- a CDS encoding acetylornithine transaminase, which codes for MTVQQAFEQHVMHTYARFSVVFERGEGCYLEDSEGRRYLDFVAGIATCVLGHAHPVLSAAVAEQARTLIHVSNLYYTPQQACLAEWLTAHSAADQVFFCNSGAEANEGAIKLARKYGRTVLGIAEPQIICAHQSFHGRTMATVTATGQPKYQKHFHPLVPGFVHVPYNDFEALRAQVTDATAAVLIEPIQGEGGVVPGDVEFFQKLRRFCSERRILLMLDEVQTGMGRTGRLFGYEHLGIEPDVFTLAKALGGGVPIGALCAKEAFAIFEPGDHASTFGGNPLACAAALAVCQTLEAEQLVDNARERGAQLAAGLGRLVERFKPLVRTARGRGLMQGLVLSEPRAAEIVRLAMEQGLLLVSAGPEVIRFVPPLIVSAIEVDEALAILEGVFARLPVTVTA